From a region of the Microterricola gilva genome:
- a CDS encoding pentapeptide repeat-containing protein, whose amino-acid sequence MNTASPHPGDSSPARDRRSLRADCGNCFALCCTAFGFARSTDFAVDKAAGTPCLNLAADFSCTIHDRLRPRGFRGCTVFDCFGAGQHVSQQLFAGRNWREQPEAKEEMFAAFAVSRQLHEALWHLAEAERRTLDPDLAAQAGRLRAAIDGALAGEVQDLLAMDVADLHDRVRAALLEVSAEVRAYHSASGDGRLESSLCPGAQLMGVKLRARQLCGADLRGAYLIAADLRGSDLAGADLLGADLRDARLDGADLSRALYLTQPQLNAAMGDRETRLPPDLTMPANWEAATV is encoded by the coding sequence ATGAACACCGCATCACCTCATCCAGGCGACTCGTCGCCCGCCCGTGACCGCCGCTCGTTGCGCGCGGATTGCGGCAACTGTTTCGCCCTCTGCTGCACCGCCTTCGGCTTCGCACGCTCGACCGACTTCGCTGTCGACAAGGCTGCAGGCACGCCGTGCCTGAATCTTGCCGCGGACTTCTCGTGCACGATCCACGACCGCCTGCGCCCGCGCGGCTTCCGCGGCTGCACGGTGTTCGACTGCTTCGGCGCCGGGCAGCACGTCTCGCAGCAGCTCTTCGCCGGGCGGAACTGGCGCGAGCAGCCGGAGGCGAAGGAGGAGATGTTCGCAGCCTTCGCGGTGTCGAGACAACTCCACGAGGCGCTGTGGCACCTCGCCGAGGCCGAGCGCCGCACGCTGGACCCCGACCTCGCCGCGCAGGCCGGCCGGTTGCGCGCTGCCATTGACGGGGCCCTCGCCGGCGAGGTGCAGGATCTGCTGGCGATGGATGTCGCGGACCTCCACGACCGGGTGCGAGCCGCGCTGCTTGAGGTCAGTGCCGAGGTGCGGGCTTACCACTCGGCGTCCGGCGACGGCCGGCTGGAGTCGTCGCTGTGCCCGGGAGCCCAGCTGATGGGTGTGAAGCTCCGTGCGCGTCAGCTGTGCGGGGCGGACCTCCGCGGCGCGTATCTCATCGCCGCAGATCTGCGGGGGAGCGACCTCGCCGGGGCGGACCTGCTCGGCGCCGACCTCCGCGATGCCCGCCTCGACGGGGCCGATCTGTCGCGGGCGCTCTACCTCACGCAGCCGCAACTCAACGCCGCCATGGGCGACCGGGAGACGCGGCTGCCGCCGGATCTCACGATGCCGGCCAACTGGGAGGCTGCGACGGTGTGA
- a CDS encoding alpha/beta hydrolase yields MTDTLTSSRPPFDPELEAALSALAGMIPPTITREMIAPMREAPMLSVTEEILLEAGIEARDVTIPGHEGDEIVVTVLQSIGRTGTGPGIYHTHGGGMIIGDRWTGAAALFDWIVQYNAVAVSVEYRLAPEFPDPYPVEDCYAGLVWTAENAASLGIDPDRLLIVGGSAGGGLAAGVALLARDRSGPALCGQLLMYPMIDDRDETVSTVQIDGVGVWDRGSNVTGWDALLGDRRGTDAVSIYAAPARARDLSGLPPAFIDCGSAEVFRDEDVAYASTIWACGGEAELHVWPGGFHAFEGFAPQAALSRAMIAARNDWVRRILGS; encoded by the coding sequence ATGACCGACACGCTCACCAGCAGCCGTCCACCGTTCGATCCTGAGCTGGAGGCCGCGCTGTCGGCTCTGGCCGGCATGATCCCGCCAACGATCACACGGGAGATGATCGCGCCGATGCGGGAGGCGCCGATGCTGAGCGTCACGGAGGAGATCCTGCTCGAGGCGGGGATCGAGGCACGCGACGTGACCATCCCCGGCCACGAGGGCGACGAGATCGTCGTCACCGTGCTGCAGTCGATCGGGCGCACAGGGACCGGCCCCGGCATCTATCACACGCACGGCGGCGGCATGATCATCGGTGATCGCTGGACCGGCGCGGCCGCCCTTTTCGACTGGATCGTGCAGTACAACGCGGTCGCGGTCAGCGTCGAGTACCGCCTTGCGCCGGAGTTCCCCGACCCGTATCCGGTGGAGGACTGCTATGCCGGGCTCGTCTGGACGGCCGAGAATGCCGCGAGCCTCGGCATCGACCCCGACCGCCTGCTCATCGTCGGTGGCAGCGCCGGCGGCGGCCTGGCCGCTGGCGTCGCGCTGCTCGCACGCGACCGCAGCGGGCCGGCACTCTGCGGCCAGCTCCTGATGTACCCGATGATCGATGACCGTGACGAGACCGTCTCGACCGTGCAGATCGACGGCGTCGGCGTGTGGGACCGCGGCAGCAACGTCACCGGCTGGGACGCGCTGCTCGGCGACCGCCGCGGCACCGACGCCGTGTCGATCTACGCGGCCCCTGCGCGCGCCCGTGACCTCTCCGGACTGCCCCCTGCGTTCATCGACTGCGGCAGCGCCGAGGTCTTCCGCGACGAGGATGTGGCGTACGCGAGCACCATCTGGGCGTGCGGTGGGGAGGCGGAGCTGCACGTCTGGCCCGGCGGCTTCCACGCCTTCGAGGGCTTCGCCCCGCAGGCCGCTCTGTCGCGGGCGATGATCGCGGCGCGCAACGACTGGGTGCGCCGGATCCTCGGCTCCTGA